A single window of Nicotiana tomentosiformis chromosome 1, ASM39032v3, whole genome shotgun sequence DNA harbors:
- the LOC104112031 gene encoding uncharacterized protein — MRSDPNTKNFDALYEFHQERGHKTEDCIALRQEVINMLPQGHLKELLSDKGRSNFIRGREHQGPPKPPSPARTINMIIGGSDDTSINSVKFTTTHKVKQSITRERYDRLEESIIFNEFDADGLTFLNNDALVITLCILDTNVKRIMVDDGSGACIIHPPVLTQMRLEDKIVSRCIMLTYFNNAVEQTSREITLPVLAGGVTLETTFHIMN, encoded by the coding sequence ATGAGATCTGATCCGAACACCAAAAATTTTGACGCCCTCTATGAGTTCCACCAAGAACGTGGGCACAAAacagaagattgcatcgccctcagACAAGAAGTCATAAACATGCTACcgcagggacacctcaaagagctgTTAAGCGACAAGGGGAGAAGCAACTTCATCAGAGGACGTGAACACCAAGGTCCGCCGAAGCCGCCATCACCAGCTCGtactatcaacatgatcatcggcggcagtGACGACACCTCTATCAATAGTGTGAAGTTCACCACCACTCACAAGGTCAAGCAATCTATCACCCGCGAACGGTACGAcagactcgaagaaagtatcatcttcaatGAGTTCGATGCCGATGGTTTGACTTTCCTTAATAATGATGCCCTCGTTATTACTTTATGCATTTTAGATACTAATGTCAAACGTATCATGGTGGACGATGGAAGTGGGgcatgcattatccatccccCAGTCCTCACCCAAATgagactcgaggataagatagtgtcgcgctgcatcatgctaacatattttaataatgcagttgagCAGACGTCAAGGGAAATTACGCTCCCCGTATTGGCCGGCGGAGTAACTCTAGAGACGACATTCCATATCATGAACTAG